GATGCGGGGTAGAGCAGTGGCAGCTCGTCGGGCTCATAACCCGGAGGTCGCAGGTTCGAATCCTGCCCCCGCTACTGAAAGACACCGTAGACCGCAAGGCTACGGTGTTTTTGTTGGCTTTGCGGTCTACGGTTCAAGGAACCTCCTCGAAGGAGGAAAATTTCATGAACCGTAGACCGCAAGGCTTTTTGTTGTCCAAAGCCATCCCCGGCTTCCTGCAATACAAGTTGGCCGAGGCCCTCAGCCCACGTACCATCGAGAGCTACAAGAAACATCTTGAGCAATGGCAGGAATACGCGGGCGATGCTCCGCTCGGCAAGGTGACATCTCAAGACCTCCGGGCCTATCTGGCCTGGCTCCGGACGGAATACAAACCGCGCCGTCTTGCCGGCGGCGACCAGCCTCTGGCCGGCAAAACGATCCGCAACGTGTGGATCAGCTTGTCGGCCTTCTTCACCTGGGCCAGCACCGAGTTTGGGCTGGCCAACCCGATGAAGAATGTGCCAGCGCCGAGATTTGAGGAAGCGCCGGTTGAACCCTTGACCCGCGAAAACATCGAAACCTTGCTCAAAGCCTGTGATTATTGCCGGGAAGCAAAGACGAATGACCGCCGCCAATTTGTGATGCGGCGGGTGAGTGGCAATCGTGACCGGGCTTTGATTCTGACCCTGTTGGATACCGGTCTGAGGGCATCCGAGTTGTGTTCG
The Chloroflexota bacterium genome window above contains:
- a CDS encoding tyrosine-type recombinase/integrase; translated protein: MNRRPQGFLLSKAIPGFLQYKLAEALSPRTIESYKKHLEQWQEYAGDAPLGKVTSQDLRAYLAWLRTEYKPRRLAGGDQPLAGKTIRNVWISLSAFFTWASTEFGLANPMKNVPAPRFEEAPVEPLTRENIETLLKACDYCREAKTNDRRQFVMRRVSGNRDRALILTLLDTGLRASELCSLSIGNVDQKSGKVEIKHGAQGGAKGGKGRTVFLGKAARRALWRYLVDREDGDDPAAPLFVGRFDRRLNRDGLRQLLASLGEKAGVKKCHPHRFRHTFAITYLRSGGDVFTLQSLLGHSTLEMVQHYARIADIDVEQAHRRASPADNWRL